CTGGGTGACGAGATAACCCTGCCGGGCCGGCTCAAGCCCAAAACCCCCGGCCAGCGGCAGTACGTGGAGGCCATCAGCAGCCACGATATTACTTTCGGCGTGGGGCCTGCTGGCACCGGGAAAACCTACCTGGCCGTGGCCATGGCCGTGGCCTTCCTCAAGGCCAAAAAAATTAAGCGCATCATCCTGACCCGCCCTGCCGTAGAAGCGGGCGAGCGCCTGGGTTTTCTGCCGGGCGACCTCCAGGCCAAAATTGACCCCTATCTGCGCCCGCTCTACGATGCCCTTTTCGACATGATTGACGCCGAGCGCTTTGACCAGTACATCCAGTCGGGTGTGATCGAGGTGGCGCCCCTGGCCTTTATGCGGGGTCGTACCCTGAACGATGCCTTCATCATTCTTGATGAAGCCCAGAACACCACCCCCGAGCAGATGAAAATGTTCCTGACCCGTATGGGTTTCAACAGCCGGGTGGTGATTACCGGCGACATTACCCAGATTGACCTTCCCAAAGCGCAAAAAAGCGGCCTGGTGGAGGCCATGCGCATCCTGAAGGGCATCCAGGGTATTGCCCAGCAGCGCTTTTTGGAGTCCGACGTGGTGCGCCACCCGCTGGTAGCCCGTATCATCAAAGCCTACGAGTCCCATGAGCACGAAAGCGAGCGCTAAACCAGGGCAATGGGACAGGTAGATCTGGTTTCACACACCAAACTTCCCCCAGGCCTGGGCTCCGCAGTGCGCAAAGCCCTCGAGCTGCTGCTGGAGGAGCTGGGCCACGGCGACAAATCCCTCACGCTCATTTTGACCGATGACGCCGAGATCAGGGCCCTTAAGCAGGAGCACTGGGGCGAGGATGCCCCTACCGATGTCCTGTCGTTTCCTACCTACGAACCGGGCGACCCCTTCATTCCGCCACATTTGGGCGATATTGTGATCAGCCTCGAGACCGCCCGCCGCCAGGCCAACCAGCTTGGACACAGCCTGCAAAACGAAGTTAAGGTGCTGGCGGCCCACTCGCTATGGCATTTGCTGGGGCACGACCACCAGCGTGAGGATGAGTGGGCGGGGTTCCGTCAGGTGCAGGCCCGCATTCTCGAGCTCTAGTTCTATGCCCTCCCGAACCCCACCCCCCAGGCCCGGCAGCGACCCCCTACCCTTACGGGGCCTGCGGGCTTCCTTTGCGTATGCCTGGGCCGGTGTTCGCTTCGCCTGGAAAAGCCAGCGCAACTTTCGCCTCGAGGTGTATATCGGCGCTCTGGCCCTGGCCCTGGCCCTGTGGCTGCAGATCAACCCGGTTCCAGTACTGCTATTGGTGGCCTTGGTGCTGGGGCTTGAACTCATCAACACCGCCCTCGAGGCTCTGGTAGATCTGGTCTCACCCAACTATCACCCCCTGGCCAAAGCAGCCAAGGATGTTGCCGCAGCGGGCGTGCTGGTAGCTAGTACAATTGCCGCCCTAATCGGTGTTTTGCTATTCTTACCGCCGCTTGTGGGCCGCCTGGGGCTGTGGTAAACTTCCGGCTAGTAGCGTATGGAATCCCCTTCCAAACATAGCCCTGGCGTTGCCCTGGAAAGCTCCGGGGCGAGTTAGTTTCTGGTTGGGCCTGACGCGAACCCTATGGAAAGCATCCCTGGCAGTCTTGGAATCATCGTTCTTCTCATCCTGATTAATGCTTTTTTTGTCGCCGCAGAATTTGCTCTGGTCGCGATTCGGCGCAGTCGGGTCGAGCAGATGGCCGATACTGGCTCCTGGCAGGGCAGGCTGCTTAAAGAGGCTATGGCCAAGCTCGACACCTACATCGCCACCACGCAGCTTGGCATCACCGCCACCAACCTGATCCTCGGCGCCTTCGGGGAACCCTATGTGACCCGGCTGATTGTGGCTGGCATTACAGCACTATTCGGTCAAACCCAGGCTGCCGCTGCAGCAGAAAGCAGCCTGCTTTTATCCATCAGCTTTGTTTTCTCGGTTATTTTCATAACCTTTGTAACGGTGCTTTTCGGCGAGCTGATCCCCAAAGGTATTGCCCTTCAGCGCACCGAGCAGGTCGCAGCCATTACCATCCTGCCGCTCAATCTTTTCCAGCGGCTCACCGCCCCCTTGGTCTGGCTTTTCAGCCGGAGCGGTAATTTCTTTCTGAGGTTGCTGGGCCTCAGGGAAGCCCCCTCGCACTCCATGGTGGGTAGCGCAGAAGAACTCAAGCTGATCGTGGAGGCCTCCTCAAAAGAAGGGGTCTTGGACGAGAGCGAGGGCGAGATTATCAGCCAGATTCTCGATCTGGAAGAAACCCCAGTGCGCTCGATTATGGTGCCTAGGGTAGACATGGTCGCCATATCAGCCGAAGCCACCCTGCGCGACTTCTGGAAAATGGCCCGCGAGCATCGCTATTCTAGAGTCCCGGTCTACCAGGAAACCATCGACAACATTGTTGGAGTAGCCTACATCAAAGACTTACTCGAGTACGAAGGTCCGGAGTTAGACAGTATAAAGATCGGCAGCATAAGCCACCCCGCCTATTTTGTGCCCGAAACCATGGGGGCCAGGGAGCTTCTGCGCGAGATGCGTCGCCGCAAGACCCACATGGCCATTGTGGTGGATGAATTCAAGGGTACGGCAGGGCTGGTTACCCTCGAGGACATCATCGAAGAGATCATTGGGGAAATCTACGATGAATCCGACGAGGAAGAGGTGGCCCCGGTGCAGCAGATAGCTCAGGGGGTCTATCTGCTAGATGCCTCAATCCCGCTGGAAGATGCTTCAGAAAAGCTGGGCATTGAGTTGCCCGAGGGTGAGTATGACACCCTCTCCGGCTTTCTGATGAACGAGTTTGGGCGCATACCCGAGGTGGGGGAACAGCTCGAGTACGCTGGCTATATTTTTACCGTCGAAACCGCCGATCCACGGGGCATCGAGCGGGTGCGGGCTCAGAAAAAAACCCCAGAACCCCGCGACGACGAAACCCTTAGCGAGTCGGTAACTTCAGAAGAAGCATAGCCGCCGGTGCAGTATGCTAAAGCCGTGCCCAAGACGCCTAAAAAGATAGTAGAAAAACTCCAGCAGCTCCTGGCCCACTCCTACTCGCCTTACTCCGGTTTTGCCGTTGCGGCTGTGGTCAAATCCCGGTCGGGTCGGCTGTATGGCGGGGTTAACGTGGAGAACGCCGCCTATCCCCTCTCGCGCTGCGCCGAGCAGTCGGCCACCTTGCAGATGGTTTCAGCGGGAGAGCGTGAGATTGTCGAGGTCTGGGTCATGAGCCGGGGAAAGCAACCGGCAACCCCCTGTGGTGGCTGCCGACAGGTACTGAGCGAGTTTGCCCAGCCCAACGTATCGGTACACTGCCTGAGTGCAGAGGGCCTCGAGCTACACACCACGCTAGGCGAGCTTCTGCCCCATGCCTTTACCAGTCAATACCTGGACGGGCCGGGCAAAAAGTAAGCCTCTGGCACCCTATTCCTGATTTTCTACTGAAGACCGCTTTATATACGGGTTAGGTCGCGGTTGCTGACAAAGGTTGGCAGGCCATAGTACATCGCCCGCAGCCTTGCATAGCCCTCGAGCCAGAACTGGTCGGCATAGTCCAGCGCGTAAATCTCGAGGGCGTACCCTTGAAGCCTGAACAGGTGGCTGAGGTTGTACTCGAGTTCATGTGCAGGCAACACCCGATAACCCCAGGGTGTCCAGGTAGTAGAAAACGACTCCAGCACCACACCGTTTACCAGGCCAGATAGCTCGGGCAGCAGATGAAACCCACGGTTGGCATACAGAAGCCTCGAACCCAAAAGCTGCCGCAGCTGGGTGATAAGTTCCAGCAAAGCCCCCCGATCCTGGGGATACAGGGTCACGGTGTCCAGCGTATCCAAAAATAAACCCTCAAACCCCATCTCTACCGCCCTTCGAGCCTCATCCAGGCGACTTCTAACCCAGTCGGGGTGGGACGGATCCACATAAACCGTATTCCAATCCAGGTTTCGTGCATTGCGATGCCAGGGTGAAGGAACAAGCTGATCTTCCCCCAGGCTCAGATAGGCCAGGGGCAGGGTTTGCCGACTACGCAAAATCTGGAGTTCTTGAGGGGTATAGGCCCAGGTTTGCAGTACCACCTTCGCATACCTGTAAAGCCGCAACAGTCGCCCTCTGCCGTAGTAGAAGGCCAGGGCTTTGGATTTGCAGATGCCGAACATATTACTGGTAGTTGCGCAATTCGCGCAGAACTGGCAATGCCGCCAACAGCAAATAAATGGTAAAAAACCCACATCCAATCAGGTAGCTCAGCGATCCATCTAAAGGCAACACCCCCTGCAACGAAAGGGCAAAGACGGCAGCATACACCATGAGCGCCAGCAGCATCCCCAGCAGTACCCTTACGGTGCGGTTCATTGTGGTGAGCGTAAAAGCCACAAAAAACCCGAGCCCAAGCAAGAAATTTGCAATCAGGAAGATCTGGGTCTCCATGCTGTTAAGGTTGAAAAATGCCCTCACCAGAAGGCTCAGTGCCAACAGCAGCATCGCGTAGGAGGCCAGCACAGACAAAAAAATACGGTTGACATTTCGGGCAAACACCCTCATGTCGCTGGTGCTGGCCAGCAGCAAGCTCATACGATGCAGGAAAACTCGAAGCTGCCACTCAAGCCCCCCCATGCTCAGCACCAGCGGAACCACCGCCAGACCTGCTGCAATGGACGTACCGGTAATCCAGTGCCAGAATGGGTTAAGGAATACGAATACCGCACTTAGAAAGCCGTATAGCATGAGCGGAATGGCGTCCAGCCAGTCGGTTTTCTGCAATATCTTCCATGGTGAGTGGTTGGCTTTGGTTCTGAGGGTGATGAGCGCAGCCGTAAAGCTTAGCAGTACCGCCACCATCATCACCAGAACCGTGGGGGCTGCGCCGAGCAGCTCTGGAAACAGCAAGAACCCTGCCCCAGAAATCACCCCTGGCAAGGCAGTTAGCAGCAGCCACATCTCTTGCTTGTACAAAAGTAAAATGCTCGAGGCCATGTGGTAGGCCATTTGCAAAACCAAAAGGGCAGCTAAAGCCGGGCTTGCCTGTAGAAGTACGGCAATCAGGGTTGCCAACCCCAGACCCATAAACAGCATGCTGCGAAGCAACACCCGTGCTTCCGGAGCAAAACCCCGGCCCATCAGGACATAGGCCAGCCGAATCATGCCCTGGCTCCAGGACCAGCCCAGAACTGCCGATAAAATCAGGCCGAGGGTGGCTTCCTGGGAGCCGGCCCAGGCAAAAACCGCCGGAAAAAATAGCCCCGGCATACCATAAAAAAGCCCGTGCGAAAGCTCTCGCAAGGTTTCGGAAAGGGGATTGATTTTGCGCTTGGTGGCTGCGGGCTTGCGCGGCACCGCCCGATAAAGGGCTTCGGCCAGCTCAAACACATTGGGGTAACCATAGCGTTCCAACACCATCCGGTCGTTATAACCATGTGCCTCGAGCACGGCCGCTATTTGCTGTGCGTCCACAGCGGTCTCGATCACCGGCCCCAGATGCTGAATCAGTGGCGCCAGACGATTAGAAAGGCCTGGCTGGCGCCCAGTTCGAGTATAGCTGGGCAGCACCGCCACCCCACGGTCGTCATAAAACTCCGTTCGCTGGCTCATGCCAACAATCCACCCTTTGTGCTCTGGCAACCAGGTAAATAAGGGCCGCTCGAGGCTTCAGCGGCAGCTTGCGTGTTTCGCGGTAATCTGGTCAGGTTCAAGCCATCCAGGTGTGCGCACAACCCCCCCAGCTGCATGTCCCCAACACCCCAGACGGCTCGAGGGCCAGCAATCGGGCTTAATGGCACAAAAAATTGTTTTCCGGCAGGTCTCACTCAGCTCCCCGTAGTCGGTAAAGGTTGGGTCGGGTATGGTATCTCCGACAACGTAGAAGACCTGGCCGCCCGAAAAAGAATGACCACATCATGGTACATTTTGCGGTAGTCGTTTAGAAAACGCTCGAGGGTAAAGTGCTTGAGTACCCGCGCCCGCGCTGCCTTGCCCATAGTAATCCGGCGCTCATCGTCCAGCAACAACTCGGCGCAGGCCCTGCCCATCGCCGCAGGATCACGAGCAGGCACCAGAATACCTGCATCGCCTACTGCCTCCGCCACCCCCCCCACATCGGTTGAAACCGTGGCCCGTTCACACGACATGGCCTCAATCACGGCATACGGAAAACTTTCCGAGATGCTGCTCAGCACGGCCACATGCCCAGCCTGATAACCCCGTGCAGCCGGTGAGATTCGACCTTCAAAGGTCGCTGCTCCCTCCAGGCCCAGCTTTGCGATTAGATCTTCGCAGCTTTCCCGATAACGCTCATTGCCTGCAGGCGTCGGACCAAACATTCGAAGGCGGGCATTGGGCACATGTTCCCTGGTATAGGCAAACGACTCAATCAGGGTATGGAGGTCTTTGAGGGGATCAATGCGTCCCACAAAGGCGAGCGTGGGAACCTCGGGCTCCACCTCCGGAGGCGGAAACAGGGCCGGATCAATGCCGTTGTGGATGGGGCGAATGGAGGTAGGAAAGGCCCCGTTGCGCTCCTCCCAGCGGCGGTTGTACTCCGAAACCGGCACGATTAGGTCGGCCATGCGGTAAGCGGCGCTCGAGAGCAGGCGAAAAAAGTTTAAGATCAGGGTTTGCACCGAAAGGCTAAAAGGAGCCTGGAGATAGCTCAGGTAGCGCTCTCGAAGATAAACACCATGTTCGGTTAGAACAAATGGGACATGGTGGTACCACTTGCCCATCATTCCCACCAAAGCCGCAGGCCCGTTAGAAACGGCATGATAAACCTCGGCTTTAGCAGGAATAAGCTGCAGGGGACGCAGCAAATGCTCAATCAATTCCGAGGCCAGTAGAGCGTCCTGGAGGGTCAGATTGGGCAGTGGAGCAATCGAAGGGTCTTGCGGCTGATGCTCCTTCCAAACTTTGAGTAAGCGGCCAAGGGAAGCTTCGCTCAACAAGGCCTCTCCCAGATCGGCTTGCTGTGCATAGCCAGCCATAGCCCGTAAGGCCCACAAAAAATAGGTTGTGCCCCAATTAGGCCTGACCAGGGCACTTACAAAGCTGTGGTGCACCTGGTCGAACCAGCGGGAAGCACGCTGCCTCGAGCGACCCCGGCGAACACTATTCCACAAGGGAAAATTGACCACGCCTTTAAGGTTTGCAGGTGGAGGATAGGCTGCTTTTTCCAGGCCATTGCTGGTAAGGGCAATTACCTCAAACTCAAAGTCGTGCAGACCACGAATGAGCTGATCGCACCACACGCTCACCCCGCCCAGCACGAATGGGTAGGTTCCTTCAGTGATAAGTGCGATTCTCATGGTCATGCCCTATAGAAAATGATCCGTGTGCCCTACTCCGCAAGGTAGGTAAAACGCAAGACCTGCCCTGCAGAAAGGTTCACCTTGGAAACAAGATCGCCCCCATATACCCAGCTAACCCCCTGCGCCGCCCCCGTAAAAAACAGTACACCAGAACTTTGCGCCGTAGCGATATCAACCCGATTTGTACTGCGGTCCCAGGTGGCAGTAACACCGGCTTTGAGAAGCGCGCTGTGTCGGGTGCGTTCGGCCACGTACTCCCCGATCTCGTCCCAGGAGGGGTTAAGCACTGGGATTTTGTAATACGAGGTGTATTTCTGCATCAGGCGGTTCAGGTAATCGAAAACCAAGCTGCGTCCCGGCGCGAACTCGCGCAAGTTGGCCTGGTGGAAGTAGTGCGAGCTGGCACTGGTCTGGAGGTGGTAGAGGGCCAGGTTGGTTTCCTGCTCGAGGATCTCCTCATAGGTAAGCGGCCTGGGCCAGTAGGGGTGCTGCCCACCCGGGGCGTAGATGTAGTTGTAGAACGAGGTGGCCTCCTCCGGGGTAGTCACGGTGTAGGCAATGTTGGTGGGCCACACGGGGATCATCAGCAAGTTCGGGCGCAGGGAAATCCCGCAGATGGGGCAGGGTGGTTTGTGGCTACCTACCGAGTAGTTGCCGTGGATATAGCGGATGCCTAGCTCCACCG
The Meiothermus cerbereus DSM 11376 genome window above contains:
- a CDS encoding hemolysin family protein, with the protein product MESIPGSLGIIVLLILINAFFVAAEFALVAIRRSRVEQMADTGSWQGRLLKEAMAKLDTYIATTQLGITATNLILGAFGEPYVTRLIVAGITALFGQTQAAAAAESSLLLSISFVFSVIFITFVTVLFGELIPKGIALQRTEQVAAITILPLNLFQRLTAPLVWLFSRSGNFFLRLLGLREAPSHSMVGSAEELKLIVEASSKEGVLDESEGEIISQILDLEETPVRSIMVPRVDMVAISAEATLRDFWKMAREHRYSRVPVYQETIDNIVGVAYIKDLLEYEGPELDSIKIGSISHPAYFVPETMGARELLREMRRRKTHMAIVVDEFKGTAGLVTLEDIIEEIIGEIYDESDEEEVAPVQQIAQGVYLLDASIPLEDASEKLGIELPEGEYDTLSGFLMNEFGRIPEVGEQLEYAGYIFTVETADPRGIERVRAQKKTPEPRDDETLSESVTSEEA
- the ybeY gene encoding rRNA maturation RNase YbeY; translated protein: MGQVDLVSHTKLPPGLGSAVRKALELLLEELGHGDKSLTLILTDDAEIRALKQEHWGEDAPTDVLSFPTYEPGDPFIPPHLGDIVISLETARRQANQLGHSLQNEVKVLAAHSLWHLLGHDHQREDEWAGFRQVQARILEL
- the cdd gene encoding cytidine deaminase, translated to MPKTPKKIVEKLQQLLAHSYSPYSGFAVAAVVKSRSGRLYGGVNVENAAYPLSRCAEQSATLQMVSAGEREIVEVWVMSRGKQPATPCGGCRQVLSEFAQPNVSVHCLSAEGLELHTTLGELLPHAFTSQYLDGPGKK
- a CDS encoding PhoH family protein, encoding MEKSTQIKAVVPLRSAQEALSLLGHGDKHLKTLRKLLPTQLVVRGQEVQISGDPDEVRLAERVIRDLVTLVRQGAEIDAGTLEQVILVAENGQSLPVETAVPTLGDEITLPGRLKPKTPGQRQYVEAISSHDITFGVGPAGTGKTYLAVAMAVAFLKAKKIKRIILTRPAVEAGERLGFLPGDLQAKIDPYLRPLYDALFDMIDAERFDQYIQSGVIEVAPLAFMRGRTLNDAFIILDEAQNTTPEQMKMFLTRMGFNSRVVITGDITQIDLPKAQKSGLVEAMRILKGIQGIAQQRFLESDVVRHPLVARIIKAYESHEHESER
- a CDS encoding diacylglycerol kinase, which translates into the protein MPSRTPPPRPGSDPLPLRGLRASFAYAWAGVRFAWKSQRNFRLEVYIGALALALALWLQINPVPVLLLVALVLGLELINTALEALVDLVSPNYHPLAKAAKDVAAAGVLVASTIAALIGVLLFLPPLVGRLGLW
- the pelF gene encoding GT4 family glycosyltransferase PelF, which translates into the protein MRIALITEGTYPFVLGGVSVWCDQLIRGLHDFEFEVIALTSNGLEKAAYPPPANLKGVVNFPLWNSVRRGRSRQRASRWFDQVHHSFVSALVRPNWGTTYFLWALRAMAGYAQQADLGEALLSEASLGRLLKVWKEHQPQDPSIAPLPNLTLQDALLASELIEHLLRPLQLIPAKAEVYHAVSNGPAALVGMMGKWYHHVPFVLTEHGVYLRERYLSYLQAPFSLSVQTLILNFFRLLSSAAYRMADLIVPVSEYNRRWEERNGAFPTSIRPIHNGIDPALFPPPEVEPEVPTLAFVGRIDPLKDLHTLIESFAYTREHVPNARLRMFGPTPAGNERYRESCEDLIAKLGLEGAATFEGRISPAARGYQAGHVAVLSSISESFPYAVIEAMSCERATVSTDVGGVAEAVGDAGILVPARDPAAMGRACAELLLDDERRITMGKAARARVLKHFTLERFLNDYRKMYHDVVILFRAARSSTLSEIPYPTQPLPTTGS